Proteins co-encoded in one Actinomadura luteofluorescens genomic window:
- a CDS encoding serine hydrolase domain-containing protein, whose translation MRRRPWTLALAAAAVTVALAAPPAQAASPAPSPPPPPSAGVTEAARGFDPLLPSSDPVALREAYRPLAVTYSYEGQKHTLDDYLARTGTQGFVVLDRGDVVFERYVTTNRDTLFQSWSMAKSFTSAAIGIALGEGFIDSIDDPVTRYVPELKGSGYDGVSLRDLLRMSSGIQWTETYDVPFVHVAASLGYPLTELAKRRKRGWEPGTRFEYTSMNSFVLSWVVAKATGVPYHAYVQKKIWEPAGMASQAYLGNDSNGNSMGYCCYYATDRDFARFGLLYLNGGRANGRQVVPASWVTESTRPSASFNRGYGLQWWLGENGDFSANGLGGQLIWVSPRYGVVIVKSTLATVLAGEETDAAFEAIAAEVARTRTARTAAAH comes from the coding sequence ATGCGCCGCAGGCCCTGGACGCTCGCACTCGCCGCAGCCGCCGTCACCGTCGCCCTCGCCGCTCCCCCGGCGCAGGCCGCTTCCCCGGCGCCCTCTCCGCCGCCCCCGCCGTCCGCCGGCGTCACCGAGGCCGCGCGCGGCTTCGACCCCCTGCTCCCCTCGTCCGACCCCGTCGCGCTGCGCGAGGCGTACCGGCCGCTCGCGGTCACCTACAGCTACGAAGGGCAGAAGCACACCCTCGACGACTACCTCGCCCGGACCGGGACGCAGGGGTTCGTCGTCCTGGACCGCGGTGACGTCGTCTTCGAGCGCTACGTCACCACCAACCGCGACACCCTGTTCCAGTCGTGGTCGATGGCGAAGTCGTTCACCTCGGCCGCGATCGGCATCGCGCTCGGCGAGGGCTTCATCGACTCGATCGACGACCCGGTCACCCGGTACGTCCCGGAGCTGAAGGGCTCGGGGTACGACGGCGTCTCCCTGCGGGACCTGCTGCGGATGTCGTCGGGCATCCAGTGGACGGAGACCTACGACGTGCCGTTCGTCCACGTCGCCGCGAGCCTCGGATATCCGCTGACCGAACTGGCCAAGCGGCGCAAGCGCGGGTGGGAGCCGGGGACGAGGTTCGAGTACACGAGCATGAACTCGTTCGTCCTGTCCTGGGTCGTGGCCAAGGCGACCGGGGTCCCCTACCACGCATACGTCCAGAAGAAAATCTGGGAACCGGCCGGGATGGCCTCCCAGGCGTATCTCGGCAACGACTCCAACGGCAACAGCATGGGGTACTGCTGCTACTACGCGACCGACCGCGATTTCGCACGGTTCGGCCTGCTGTATCTGAACGGCGGCAGGGCGAACGGGCGCCAGGTCGTCCCCGCCTCCTGGGTGACGGAGTCGACGCGGCCGTCCGCCTCGTTCAACAGGGGTTACGGCCTGCAGTGGTGGCTCGGCGAGAACGGCGACTTCTCGGCCAACGGCCTCGGCGGCCAGCTCATCTGGGTGTCGCCCCGGTACGGCGTCGTCATCGTGAAGTCGACGCTGGCGACCGTCCTCGCCGGGGAGGAGACCGACGCCGCCTTCGAGGCGATCGCCGCCGAGGTCGCGCGGACCCGCACGGCCCGCACGGCCGCGGCGCACTGA
- a CDS encoding siderophore-interacting protein, whose protein sequence is MATEPASKGRRLHRGTVLRTERLAPHMIRVVLGGDGLSDFGAGEYTDHYVKLLFPRPGVAYPEPFDMERVRAELPREQWPSTRTYTVRAWDAAAGELTIDFVHHGDKGLAGPWAASARPGEEIFFNGPGGGYAPRAGAGWHLLAGDESALPAIAASLERLPDGAPARVFVEVAGPEEEQDLRTPGDAEIVWLHRGGGRVGDLLVEAVQKLDFPDGEVHAFVHGEANFVKALRRHLRVERGLPLDQLSISGYWRLGRDEDGWQSGKREWNQRVEQEEARALA, encoded by the coding sequence ATGGCGACGGAACCGGCAAGCAAGGGGCGCAGGCTCCACCGGGGGACGGTGCTGCGCACCGAGCGCCTCGCACCGCACATGATCCGCGTGGTCCTCGGCGGTGACGGGCTCTCGGACTTCGGCGCGGGCGAGTACACCGACCACTACGTGAAGCTGCTGTTCCCCCGGCCGGGCGTCGCCTACCCCGAGCCGTTCGACATGGAGCGGGTGCGCGCCGAACTGCCGCGCGAGCAGTGGCCGAGCACCCGCACCTACACCGTCCGCGCGTGGGACGCCGCGGCGGGCGAGCTGACGATCGACTTCGTCCACCACGGCGACAAGGGCCTCGCCGGCCCGTGGGCGGCGAGCGCCCGGCCCGGCGAGGAGATCTTCTTCAACGGCCCGGGCGGCGGGTACGCGCCCCGCGCCGGCGCCGGCTGGCACCTGCTCGCCGGTGACGAGAGCGCCCTGCCCGCGATCGCGGCCTCCCTCGAACGGCTCCCGGACGGCGCCCCCGCCCGCGTGTTCGTCGAGGTGGCGGGGCCCGAGGAGGAGCAGGACCTGCGCACGCCCGGCGACGCGGAGATCGTCTGGCTGCACCGGGGCGGCGGCCGGGTCGGCGACCTGCTGGTCGAGGCCGTCCAGAAGCTCGACTTCCCGGACGGGGAGGTGCACGCCTTCGTGCACGGCGAGGCCAACTTCGTCAAGGCGCTCCGCCGCCACCTGCGCGTCGAGCGCGGCCTCCCCCTCGACCAGCTGTCGATCTCCGGCTACTGGCGGCTCGGCCGCGACGAGGACGGCTGGCAGTCCGGAAAGCGCGAATGGAACCAGCGCGTGGAGCAGGAGGAGGCGCGGGCCCTGGCCTGA
- a CDS encoding ABC1 kinase family protein, whose translation MSEIPRRAVTRTAKLASLPLGFAGRTALGLGKRTIGRPAEAVALEVQRRTAEQLFAVLGELKGGAMKVGQLLSIFEAGLPEEVAGPFRASLTRLQEAAPPMPAATTHRVLAEGLGEDWRAMFAEFDDRPAAAASIGQVHKAVWRDGRTVAVKVQYPGAARALMSDFNQISRLSRLVTPLFPGVEVKPVIADLKRRLEKELDYVDEARAQTAFHDAYDGDPDFAVPAVVAQSGNVLVTEWLEGTPLARVIAEGGRPERDRAGLLLFRFLLSGPARCEMIHIDPHPGNFRMLDDGRLGVMDFGGAARVPAELQWSIGRLLRIGTLGDPDDIVDALFEEGFLVGDAEVDPDEVAALVAPHAAPFAVERFRYSREWLREQTARGLGLASDLRPGALARAFRLPPQYLAVSRALSGCGGVLCQLEAEGEFRAEAERWLPGFSTDTDPDLDDQAQVTA comes from the coding sequence GTGAGCGAGATCCCCCGCCGCGCGGTGACGCGAACCGCCAAGCTGGCGAGCCTCCCGCTGGGGTTCGCCGGGCGCACCGCCCTCGGTCTCGGCAAGCGGACGATCGGCCGCCCCGCCGAGGCCGTCGCGCTGGAGGTCCAGCGCCGCACCGCCGAGCAGCTGTTCGCCGTGCTCGGCGAGCTGAAGGGCGGCGCCATGAAGGTCGGCCAGCTGCTGTCGATCTTCGAGGCGGGCCTGCCGGAGGAGGTCGCCGGCCCGTTCCGCGCCAGCCTGACCCGCCTGCAGGAGGCCGCGCCGCCCATGCCCGCCGCGACGACGCACCGCGTCCTCGCCGAGGGCCTCGGCGAGGACTGGCGCGCGATGTTCGCCGAGTTCGACGACCGCCCGGCCGCCGCCGCGTCCATCGGCCAGGTCCACAAGGCCGTCTGGCGCGACGGCCGCACGGTCGCCGTCAAGGTCCAGTACCCCGGCGCCGCCCGGGCCCTCATGAGCGACTTCAACCAGATCTCCCGCCTGAGCCGCCTCGTCACGCCGCTGTTCCCCGGCGTCGAGGTCAAGCCGGTCATCGCCGACCTCAAGCGCCGCCTGGAGAAGGAGCTCGACTACGTCGACGAGGCCCGCGCGCAGACCGCCTTCCACGACGCCTACGACGGCGACCCGGACTTCGCCGTCCCCGCGGTCGTCGCCCAGTCGGGCAACGTGCTGGTCACCGAGTGGCTGGAGGGGACGCCGCTCGCCAGGGTCATCGCCGAGGGCGGCCGACCGGAGCGGGACCGCGCCGGGCTGCTGCTGTTCCGCTTCCTGCTGTCCGGCCCGGCCCGCTGCGAGATGATCCACATCGACCCGCACCCGGGCAACTTCCGGATGCTGGACGACGGCCGCCTCGGCGTCATGGACTTCGGCGGCGCCGCCCGCGTCCCCGCCGAGCTCCAGTGGTCGATCGGGCGGCTGCTGCGCATCGGCACCCTCGGCGATCCCGACGACATCGTGGACGCGCTGTTCGAGGAGGGCTTCCTGGTCGGGGACGCCGAGGTGGACCCCGATGAGGTCGCCGCACTCGTCGCCCCGCACGCCGCCCCGTTCGCCGTGGAGCGCTTCCGCTACTCCCGCGAGTGGCTGCGCGAGCAGACGGCCCGCGGGCTCGGCCTGGCCTCCGACCTGCGGCCGGGCGCGCTCGCCCGCGCTTTCCGCCTGCCGCCGCAGTACCTGGCCGTCAGCCGAGCCCTCTCCGGCTGCGGCGGCGTCCTGTGCCAGCTGGAGGCCGAGGGCGAGTTCCGCGCCGAAGCCGAGCGCTGGCTGCCCGGCTTCTCCACCGACACCGACCCCGACCTCGACGACCAGGCGCAGGTCACCGCCTGA
- a CDS encoding QsdR family transcriptional regulator — MSGPVPADDAVRAPSGTAGPSPGPLHGGRAAALAAASAHYLRGEPIDMSALAAELGVGRATLYRWVGGRDQLLAAVLGEMTERTYRVAARGVGGAGAERILTVLDRFMRAVVGAEPLKAFTEREPRLFIRLATMPGTIEDRATELLTGELQAEIDRGALRTRLPTRTLAQAIVRVADSFMYAHYLGGNRPEIDQALEVVELLLRPCPGGGESPGAAGR; from the coding sequence ATGAGCGGCCCCGTTCCCGCGGACGACGCCGTCCGGGCGCCGTCCGGCACGGCCGGCCCGTCCCCGGGCCCGCTCCACGGCGGCCGCGCCGCCGCCCTGGCCGCCGCGTCCGCCCACTACCTGCGGGGCGAGCCGATCGACATGTCGGCGCTCGCCGCCGAGCTCGGCGTCGGGCGGGCCACCCTGTACCGGTGGGTCGGCGGCCGTGACCAGCTCCTGGCCGCCGTGCTCGGGGAGATGACCGAGCGCACCTACCGCGTCGCCGCGCGGGGCGTCGGGGGCGCCGGCGCCGAGCGGATCCTCACCGTGCTGGACCGGTTCATGCGCGCGGTGGTGGGCGCCGAGCCGCTGAAGGCGTTCACCGAGCGCGAGCCCCGGCTGTTCATCAGGCTGGCCACCATGCCCGGCACCATCGAGGACCGCGCCACCGAGCTGCTCACCGGCGAGCTCCAGGCGGAGATCGACCGCGGCGCGCTGCGCACCCGGCTGCCGACCCGGACGCTCGCGCAGGCCATCGTCCGGGTCGCCGACTCCTTCATGTACGCCCACTACCTGGGCGGGAACCGGCCGGAGATCGACCAGGCGCTGGAGGTCGTCGAGCTGCTGCTGCGGCCCTGCCCCGGCGGCGGGGAATCACCGGGCGCGGCCGGACGCTGA
- a CDS encoding thiamine pyrophosphate-binding protein, whose protein sequence is MNVAEAVGQTLARFGAGTVFGVVGSGNFHVTNALAASGARFVAARHEGGAVTMADAYARVSRGLGVVTVHQGPGLTNAVTGMAEAAKSRTPLVVVAGEVAAAAVRSNFRVDQAAIAAAVGAVPERVHSPQTALADVARACRTAVAERRTVLLGLPLDVQAADLPDAPALASARARAGRVPALPVPPPAAVAGLADALQAARRPVFVAGRGARLSGARDALADLAGRCGALPATSAVARGLFAGDPFALDVSGGFATPAAAELIRGADLVVAWGCSLNMWTTRHGALIGRNAALVQVDVDAHALGAHRPVDLALIGDAAETARAASAELEARGHRATGYRTPEVAERLAREGRWQDVPYDEHPGEDGGGPRIDPRTLTIALDGMLPRERTVAVDSGNFMGYPAMFLDVPDDDGLVFTQAFQSVGLGLATAIGAAVARPDRLTVAALGDGGALMSVAELETAVRLGLGLLVLVYDDEAYGAEVHHFGPGGHPLDAVTFPPADLAAIGRGFGCAAATVRTPDDLAAVAGWLAGPRDRPMVVDAKIASRPAWWLEEAFRGH, encoded by the coding sequence ATGAACGTCGCCGAGGCCGTGGGGCAGACCCTCGCGCGGTTCGGCGCCGGCACCGTCTTCGGAGTCGTCGGCAGCGGCAACTTCCACGTCACGAACGCCCTCGCGGCGAGCGGAGCCCGGTTCGTCGCCGCCCGCCACGAGGGCGGCGCGGTGACGATGGCCGACGCGTACGCGCGGGTGAGCCGCGGTCTCGGCGTGGTGACCGTCCACCAGGGGCCCGGCCTTACCAACGCGGTGACGGGCATGGCCGAGGCCGCCAAGAGCCGCACGCCGCTGGTGGTGGTCGCGGGCGAGGTGGCCGCCGCCGCGGTCCGCTCCAACTTCCGCGTCGACCAGGCGGCGATCGCCGCAGCGGTCGGCGCCGTCCCCGAGCGCGTCCACTCCCCGCAGACCGCCCTGGCCGACGTGGCCCGGGCCTGCCGGACGGCGGTCGCCGAGCGGCGCACGGTGCTGCTCGGGCTGCCGCTGGACGTCCAGGCCGCCGACCTGCCGGACGCGCCCGCGCTGGCCTCAGCGCGGGCGCGTGCGGGGCGGGTCCCGGCGCTGCCGGTGCCGCCGCCCGCCGCGGTCGCCGGCCTCGCCGACGCGCTGCAGGCGGCGCGGCGGCCGGTGTTCGTCGCGGGGCGCGGCGCGCGCCTGTCGGGCGCCCGCGACGCCCTGGCCGACCTCGCCGGACGCTGCGGGGCGCTGCCCGCGACGTCGGCGGTGGCGCGCGGCCTGTTCGCCGGCGACCCGTTCGCCCTGGACGTCAGCGGAGGCTTCGCCACCCCGGCCGCGGCGGAGCTGATCCGCGGCGCCGACCTGGTCGTCGCCTGGGGCTGCTCGCTGAACATGTGGACGACGCGGCACGGCGCCCTCATCGGCCGGAACGCCGCGCTCGTGCAGGTCGACGTGGACGCGCACGCCCTCGGCGCCCACCGCCCCGTCGACCTCGCCCTGATCGGCGACGCCGCCGAGACCGCGCGGGCCGCCTCGGCCGAACTCGAGGCGCGCGGGCACCGGGCCACCGGCTACCGCACGCCCGAGGTGGCGGAGCGCCTCGCCCGCGAGGGCCGCTGGCAGGACGTCCCCTACGACGAGCATCCCGGCGAGGACGGTGGCGGCCCCCGCATCGATCCGCGCACCCTGACGATCGCCCTGGACGGGATGCTGCCGCGCGAGCGCACGGTCGCCGTCGACTCCGGCAACTTCATGGGCTACCCGGCGATGTTCCTGGACGTCCCCGATGACGACGGCCTGGTGTTCACGCAGGCGTTCCAGTCGGTGGGGCTCGGCCTCGCGACCGCCATCGGCGCCGCCGTGGCCCGCCCGGACCGGCTCACCGTCGCCGCGCTCGGCGACGGCGGCGCGCTGATGTCGGTCGCGGAGCTGGAGACCGCGGTCCGGCTCGGGCTCGGCCTGCTCGTGCTCGTCTACGACGACGAGGCCTACGGGGCCGAGGTGCACCACTTCGGCCCGGGCGGGCACCCCCTCGACGCCGTCACGTTCCCGCCCGCCGACCTGGCCGCGATCGGGCGCGGGTTCGGCTGCGCGGCGGCGACCGTCCGGACACCGGACGACCTCGCGGCGGTGGCCGGCTGGCTGGCGGGGCCGCGCGACCGGCCGATGGTCGTGGACGCCAAGATCGCCAGTCGCCCCGCGTGGTGGCTGGAAGAGGCGTTCCGTGGTCATTGA
- a CDS encoding MIP/aquaporin family protein: protein MSRGPRLPELAKQMLAEFAGTLILILFGVGVVAQVVAASGLGEPQSLGDHNSIAWAWGFGVTLGVYVAARTSGGHLNPAVTLALAVFKGFPWRRVVPFWFAQTLGAFVAALIVRWDYTEILAKFDPGHTLKTQFVFSTLPGNGSLPIGTWGAFRDQVIGTAILLFLVLALTDLRNAPPLANLAPLIIGLVVVAIGMAFGSAAGYAINPARDFGPRLAQYITGYDTAWRDQYGDLYFWVPIAAPLIGGVLGAGLYLLLVGRHLPEEEGGLPTGPEPEYDVT from the coding sequence ATGTCGCGAGGGCCGAGGCTCCCCGAACTCGCCAAGCAGATGTTGGCGGAGTTCGCCGGCACGCTGATCCTGATCCTGTTCGGCGTCGGCGTCGTCGCCCAGGTCGTGGCGGCGAGCGGGCTCGGCGAACCGCAGAGCCTTGGCGACCACAACAGCATCGCCTGGGCCTGGGGCTTCGGCGTCACGCTCGGCGTGTACGTCGCGGCCCGGACCAGCGGTGGGCACCTCAACCCCGCCGTGACGCTGGCACTCGCGGTGTTCAAGGGGTTCCCCTGGCGCCGGGTCGTGCCGTTCTGGTTCGCTCAGACGCTCGGCGCCTTCGTGGCCGCGCTGATCGTCCGGTGGGACTACACCGAGATCCTCGCCAAGTTCGACCCGGGCCACACCCTGAAGACCCAGTTCGTGTTCTCCACCCTGCCGGGCAACGGCTCACTGCCGATCGGCACCTGGGGCGCGTTCCGCGACCAGGTGATCGGCACCGCCATCCTGCTGTTCCTCGTCCTGGCCCTCACCGACCTGCGCAACGCGCCGCCGCTGGCCAACCTGGCACCGCTGATCATCGGCCTGGTGGTGGTGGCGATCGGGATGGCGTTCGGCTCCGCCGCCGGCTACGCGATCAACCCGGCCCGCGACTTCGGGCCGCGGCTCGCCCAGTACATCACCGGTTACGACACCGCCTGGCGGGACCAGTACGGCGATCTGTACTTCTGGGTGCCGATCGCCGCGCCGCTGATCGGCGGCGTGCTCGGCGCCGGGCTGTATCTGCTGCTCGTCGGGCGCCACCTTCCAGAAGAGGAGGGCGGCCTGCCCACGGGGCCGGAGCCGGAGTACGACGTCACCTGA
- a CDS encoding cyclase family protein gives MSVLAQLLAAVADGSVEIVDLTAPLSERTPILRLPEPFANTVPFRLKEISRYDDRGPAWYWNDIETGEHVGTHFDAPVHWATGRDGEDVAQVPPGRLVAPAVVLDASGRAAADPDFLLEIDHVRDWERAHGPLPDGGWLLYRTGWDARAADQDAFLNADENGPHTPGISAECARWLAEETPLLGLGVETVGTDAGAAHGFDPPFPCHSYFLGAGKYGLTQLRNLDRLPARGAVLLASPLPIVGGSGSPARVLALIER, from the coding sequence ATGTCCGTGCTCGCCCAGCTGCTCGCCGCCGTCGCCGACGGCTCCGTGGAGATCGTCGACCTGACCGCTCCGCTGTCGGAGCGCACGCCGATCCTGCGGCTGCCGGAGCCGTTCGCCAACACGGTCCCGTTCCGGCTGAAGGAGATCAGCCGCTACGACGACCGCGGGCCCGCCTGGTACTGGAACGACATCGAGACCGGAGAGCACGTCGGCACCCACTTCGACGCCCCCGTGCACTGGGCCACCGGCCGCGACGGCGAGGACGTCGCGCAGGTCCCGCCCGGCCGGCTCGTCGCGCCCGCCGTGGTGCTGGACGCCTCCGGGCGCGCCGCCGCCGACCCCGACTTCCTGCTGGAGATCGACCACGTCCGCGACTGGGAGCGGGCGCACGGCCCGCTCCCGGACGGCGGCTGGCTCCTCTACCGGACGGGCTGGGACGCCCGCGCCGCCGACCAGGACGCCTTCCTCAACGCGGACGAGAACGGCCCGCACACCCCGGGGATCTCGGCCGAGTGCGCCCGGTGGCTGGCCGAGGAGACGCCGCTGCTCGGCCTCGGCGTGGAGACCGTCGGCACCGACGCGGGCGCCGCGCACGGCTTCGACCCGCCGTTCCCGTGCCACTCCTACTTCCTCGGCGCCGGCAAGTACGGCCTCACCCAGCTCCGGAACCTCGACCGGCTCCCGGCCCGCGGCGCCGTGCTGCTCGCCTCGCCGCTGCCGATCGTCGGCGGCTCGGGCAGCCCCGCCCGGGTGCTCGCGCTGATCGAGCGATGA
- a CDS encoding cyanophycinase, with product MNHKHGGAGRKGRLLIIGGAENRTCGSGPLETFVELAGAEDARIVVITTATEVPEEVADEYTAVFGRLGVSSVRELRLLGRAAADDAATQRALETATGVLFSGGDQSRIRTLVGSRTNELLKRRLDQEGLVIAGTSAGATAMGHWMILGGRGHEVAASTVKVGPGLGLLDNVLIDMHFNERGRLPRLMSGIALDTRLLGVGIDEDTAIVVGDGRFEVVGTGVVTVVDAGQSTVAYAASDDEPMAMLDVSLHLLPAGCAFQMNDRLPAIGNMRGPEEG from the coding sequence GTGAACCACAAACACGGGGGCGCCGGACGCAAGGGCCGGCTGCTGATCATCGGTGGCGCGGAGAACCGGACCTGCGGCTCCGGCCCGCTGGAGACGTTCGTGGAGCTGGCGGGCGCCGAGGACGCGCGGATCGTCGTCATCACCACGGCGACGGAGGTGCCCGAGGAGGTCGCCGACGAGTACACCGCCGTGTTCGGGCGGCTCGGCGTGTCCTCGGTGCGCGAGCTGCGGCTGCTCGGCCGGGCGGCGGCCGACGACGCGGCGACGCAGCGGGCGCTGGAGACCGCCACGGGCGTGCTGTTCAGCGGCGGCGACCAGTCCCGGATCCGGACCCTGGTCGGATCGAGGACCAACGAGCTGCTCAAGCGCCGGCTCGACCAGGAGGGCCTGGTGATCGCCGGGACCAGCGCGGGCGCCACCGCCATGGGCCACTGGATGATCCTCGGCGGGCGCGGCCACGAGGTCGCCGCCTCCACCGTGAAGGTCGGCCCCGGCCTCGGCCTCCTCGACAACGTGCTGATCGACATGCACTTCAACGAGCGGGGGCGGCTGCCGAGGCTGATGAGCGGGATCGCGCTCGACACCCGGCTGCTCGGCGTCGGGATCGACGAGGACACGGCGATCGTGGTCGGCGACGGGCGGTTCGAGGTCGTGGGGACGGGCGTGGTCACGGTCGTGGACGCCGGGCAGTCGACGGTCGCCTACGCGGCCTCCGACGACGAGCCGATGGCGATGCTCGACGTCTCGCTGCACCTGCTGCCGGCCGGGTGCGCGTTCCAGATGAACGACCGGCTCCCGGCGATCGGCAACATGCGCGGCCCGGAGGAGGGATAG
- the cphA gene encoding cyanophycin synthetase produces the protein MRLDHVRRLGGPNVYLARPVAIARLDLQGLTRHETTDHPGFAERLVDALPGLADHHCSAGRPGGLLEAMARGTYFGHVTEHVTLELSGLIGREVFFGRTVRAGGPAEYDVILECPPDEPSASPVVERLISLAVRIVNGALAGLVPDTSADLARVAAVHEEERLGVSTAALARAARERGVPVRRVGGLNLLRLGYGRYRRTVWAAMTDATSAIGMEVAGDKRLAHRLLADAGLPVPEGRVTASPGEALEALRAVGGPVVVKPLAGHQGEGVHIELTTPPEVVAAFASAAGDGGEVLVESYIPGKDYRVLVVGGRVAAAAELTAACVVGDGAAPVAALVERVNADPARGEGHDRPLTRLVLGPTELALLERQGHGPRSVPADGERVWLRRNANLSTGGTSRDVTADVHPEVAAMCVRAAAAVGMDVCGIDLRLPDAGSPPPAEHGAAGILEVNAAPGLRMHLAPHQGAGRDVAADIIGLMYPEGTPSRVPVVSVTGTNGKTTTVRMIAHMLELDGRRTGMTSTEGVYVGGRLVHRSDASGPRSAEMVLGDRSVEAAVLETARGGIVRRGLGYDRADVAVVTNITRDHLGVDDTESVDDLVDIKSLVAEEIRHGGHVVLNAEDEASAGIAGRPGVRERDPVLRYFALSPDAPVLAAHLRRGGAGYSVRDGWLTEARGDRRTPILPAAEVAGSFGGHARHVIANALAAAAAARGLGVPVEVVARALRSFDPHTRNPGRGCVYQVGANPVLVDYAHNPAAVGAMGAFITGRWGGAGVAAVTLPGDRSDELVGETARALAGSFGRVVVYEDEDLRGRRSGEMTRLIVQGLREVRPDVRHHPAGDLKGALASALDMAAPGEPVLLLYEKLQPVTELLETLGAEPAS, from the coding sequence GTGCGACTCGATCATGTGCGCCGCCTCGGCGGCCCGAACGTCTACCTGGCCCGGCCGGTCGCGATCGCGCGGCTGGACCTGCAGGGCCTGACCCGCCACGAGACCACCGACCACCCCGGCTTCGCCGAGCGGCTCGTCGACGCCCTGCCCGGGCTGGCCGACCACCACTGCTCCGCGGGCCGCCCGGGCGGGCTGCTGGAGGCGATGGCGCGCGGCACCTACTTCGGCCACGTCACCGAGCACGTCACGCTGGAGCTGTCCGGTCTGATCGGCCGCGAGGTGTTCTTCGGCCGGACCGTGCGCGCGGGCGGGCCCGCCGAGTACGACGTGATCCTGGAGTGCCCGCCCGACGAGCCGTCCGCCAGCCCGGTGGTGGAGCGGCTGATCTCCCTGGCGGTGCGGATCGTGAACGGGGCGCTCGCCGGGCTCGTCCCCGACACCTCGGCCGACCTGGCCCGCGTCGCCGCCGTCCACGAGGAGGAGCGGCTCGGGGTGAGCACGGCGGCGCTGGCGCGGGCGGCGCGCGAGCGGGGCGTGCCGGTGCGCCGGGTCGGCGGGCTCAACCTGCTGCGGCTGGGCTACGGGCGGTACCGCCGGACGGTGTGGGCGGCGATGACCGACGCCACCTCGGCGATCGGGATGGAGGTCGCGGGCGACAAGCGGCTCGCGCACCGCCTGCTCGCCGACGCCGGCCTGCCCGTGCCCGAGGGGCGGGTCACGGCGTCCCCGGGCGAGGCGCTGGAGGCGCTGCGCGCCGTCGGCGGCCCGGTGGTCGTCAAGCCGCTGGCGGGGCACCAGGGCGAGGGCGTGCACATCGAGCTGACCACGCCGCCGGAGGTGGTGGCCGCGTTCGCGTCGGCGGCCGGGGACGGCGGCGAGGTCCTCGTCGAGAGCTACATCCCGGGCAAGGACTACCGGGTGCTCGTGGTCGGCGGCCGGGTCGCGGCGGCGGCCGAGCTCACCGCCGCGTGCGTGGTCGGCGACGGGGCGGCGCCGGTCGCGGCGCTGGTGGAGCGGGTCAACGCCGACCCGGCGCGCGGCGAGGGCCACGACCGGCCGCTGACCCGGCTCGTCCTCGGCCCCACCGAGCTGGCGCTGCTGGAGCGGCAGGGGCACGGCCCGCGGTCGGTGCCCGCCGACGGGGAGCGGGTGTGGCTGCGCCGCAACGCGAACCTGTCCACGGGCGGCACCAGCCGGGACGTGACCGCGGACGTCCACCCCGAGGTCGCCGCGATGTGCGTGCGGGCCGCCGCGGCCGTCGGCATGGACGTGTGCGGCATCGACCTGCGGCTGCCCGACGCCGGCTCCCCGCCGCCCGCCGAGCACGGCGCCGCCGGGATCCTGGAGGTCAACGCCGCGCCGGGCCTGCGCATGCACCTGGCGCCGCACCAGGGCGCGGGCCGCGACGTCGCCGCCGACATCATCGGCCTGATGTACCCGGAGGGGACCCCGTCGCGCGTGCCGGTCGTGTCGGTCACCGGCACCAACGGCAAGACCACGACCGTCCGGATGATCGCGCACATGCTGGAGCTGGACGGGCGCCGGACCGGCATGACCAGCACCGAGGGCGTGTACGTCGGCGGGCGCCTGGTCCACCGGTCCGACGCGTCCGGGCCGCGCTCGGCGGAGATGGTGCTCGGCGACCGGTCGGTGGAGGCGGCCGTGCTGGAGACCGCGCGGGGCGGCATCGTGCGGCGCGGCCTCGGCTACGACCGCGCCGACGTCGCGGTCGTCACCAACATCACCCGCGACCACCTCGGCGTGGACGACACCGAGTCCGTGGACGACCTGGTCGACATCAAGTCCCTGGTCGCCGAGGAGATCCGGCACGGCGGCCACGTGGTCCTCAACGCCGAGGACGAGGCGTCGGCGGGCATCGCCGGGCGGCCGGGGGTCCGCGAGCGGGACCCGGTGCTGCGCTACTTCGCCCTGTCCCCCGACGCCCCCGTCCTCGCGGCCCACCTGCGCCGCGGCGGCGCCGGCTACAGCGTCAGGGACGGGTGGCTGACCGAGGCGCGCGGCGACCGCCGGACCCCGATCCTGCCGGCCGCGGAGGTCGCGGGCTCCTTCGGCGGGCACGCCCGCCACGTGATCGCCAACGCGCTCGCCGCGGCGGCCGCCGCCCGCGGCCTCGGCGTGCCGGTGGAGGTGGTGGCGCGGGCGCTGCGCTCGTTCGACCCGCACACGCGCAACCCCGGCCGGGGCTGCGTGTACCAGGTCGGCGCCAACCCCGTCCTCGTCGACTACGCGCACAACCCGGCGGCGGTCGGGGCGATGGGCGCGTTCATCACGGGCCGCTGGGGCGGCGCGGGGGTCGCGGCGGTGACGCTGCCGGGCGACCGCTCCGACGAGCTGGTCGGCGAGACCGCCCGGGCGCTGGCGGGCTCGTTCGGCCGCGTCGTCGTCTACGAGGACGAGGACCTGCGGGGGCGGCGCTCGGGCGAGATGACCCGGCTGATCGTCCAGGGGCTGCGGGAGGTCCGCCCGGACGTGCGCCACCACCCGGCCGGGGATCTGAAGGGCGCGCTGGCCTCGGCGCTGGACATGGCGGCGCCGGGCGAGCCCGTCCTGCTGCTGTACGAGAAGCTGCAGCCGGTGACCGAGCTGCTGGAGACGCTGGGCGCGGAGCCCGCAAGCTAG